The following are from one region of the Spodoptera frugiperda isolate SF20-4 chromosome 20, AGI-APGP_CSIRO_Sfru_2.0, whole genome shotgun sequence genome:
- the LOC118262105 gene encoding protocadherin-like wing polarity protein stan isoform X1: MAANMMPAWVFAVVAVLTLATTRAYLILVPDTAPPGHVVIDAAVYKLGSERNYNIDVHRTANFVHHILRVNRTSGLVTLRKRLRCDGVLYPNLFTFYVDSTSERIRDIDYYSLPIRILVTGEDCSRRHAELYDIDFDRVYDQNDAALQYEDQPIRDKREAVYQESIDWRLLEGEELVSSQYNVLSTAYPWSNIMFEDFVARNKSRRKRSQNVIPFDMAIDVKIAEAKQWISETYASFAIPTTDRWQGICLKQSQFVNSLTAFLPRTVQKMCKVQFLDVSDPRFMIEASQGDLVASGDICIQEPMWKVSILFTFNCEKINIVDSDHRLKIVYHHQELNDTDIARRVKRELRNQSPYFEQALYVASVAEEQPPGVTVTTVRARDPENSPVTYSMSSLLDSRSAGMFAVDSRTGVVTTQARLDRERLDVHYFRVVAQDDTFPPRSGTTTLQINVLDCNDHSPVFEMQQYESSVREGASPGTTVLTLKATDQDIGKNAEVEYSIESVTAETLSTEDTNESIDNSEQIEAQDVFRIDGRSGALLTRSPLDREKVARYTVIVKATDQASPVSDRLSSTATVHVNILDDNDNYPQFSEKTYTVTVDEDISANDNPVIARIKATDADVGANAAIRYAIIGGNTQMQFSIDSLSGDVSLVKPLDYEQVRSYRLVIRAQDGGSPSRSNTTQLLVNVKDVNDNAPRFYTSLFQESVSENVPVGYSIVRVQAYDADEGMNAEITYTLMDKEYNNNNDLPISIDPRSGWVYTSSQLDREVQAKYQLMVTATDGGSPSRSATASVVVVVQDVNDNDPVFSPPQYEVELAEDEPPGTPVVTLTATDADEDNRLHYEITGGNTRGRFSITSQNGRGLITVAQPLDFKQERRYVLTVTATDSGGRSDTAMVHINITDANNYAPVFENAPYTASVFEDAPVGTTVLVVSATDSDVGVNAQITYSLSSEISNEAVTHHDQEFVINPQTGAITTNKLLDRETMSGYLLTVTARDGGVPSLSDTTDVEISVVDVNDNAPVFKQQLYTATIMEDALVGTSVTQVSATDADVGLNGRVHYELEPKDREEGSFVVDPASGVIRTNKALDRESVATYDLKALAIDGGTPPLSSTVIVHIKVEDINDSPPVFESDCLTFYIPENSPIGTTVGEIYAHDPDEGPNAVVHYSIKGGDDSNSFSLETRQGSDKAELVTMVDLDYESPRKKYELIIRAASPPLWNDVRVEILVTDVNDNAPMMKDFQIIFNNYKDCFPVGPFGRVPAYDADVTDKLQYRILSGNNANLVLLNETSGEMTLSPQLNTNVPKLATMEISVTDGVNEVKAMMQLQVRLITEQMLFNSITVRLNDMTAEQFLSPLLGFFIDGLAAIIPCPKENIYIFSVQDDTDVTGNILNVSFSARRPDAEVGVAGDTSPYYSPTHLRERVYLHRATLARLATVQVLPFDDNICVHEPCLNYEECLTVLKFGNATGFINSDSVLFRPIYPVTTFSCQCPHGFTGSREHYMCDTEVDLCYSSPCINNGTCVRREGGYTCVCAAGYTGVNCETVLTSATCSSQSAVCRSGSQCVSVREGGFVCQGCAIDADHTTPLCELRARSFPASSFLTFPGLKRRNRLHLKLKFATQSPNGLLLYNGRYNERHDFLALETISTGAGVGGGAGLRFTFGLGGGKVDVTVAGNVADGNWHTVEIDYYNRTATLILDDCDKALSLAGAADFGIKYACANFTRKVLPPRCEIPTETCHRFLDLTGPLQLGGLPNIPSSFQVKNKDFQGCISDLYIDHKFVDLNSFVADNGTLAGCPEKRSQCSSAPCYNGAECKDLWDTYLCECTEGYTGKDCADSTLPPWRFSGDGMLSFNPLLRPIQLPWLNALSLRTRQQDAFLMSIQVGQNSTILITLKSGNLHYSYNGESMFLPTTTLSDGLWHRIEIKWLGTDISVTVDYGLRTVLLPMLANKIQGQYIGKILIGGPDSTAGLLASEVGYFEGCIQDVRVGTAQSLLNRPTVRENVRDGCQSRADCMLSICPPYSTCVSSWDSTECVCAAGRVGPQCVAACDLRPCGDHASCSQDDTAKGYSCTCEDGYMMTSSGCVEAGVEECPGGWWGGVAGVCGPCACAGRGYHPHCHATTGECHCKENHYKPEGSEDCLPCQCYAAGSVNSSCEVLTGQCYCRAGVIGRACDSCANLYAEVAPNTGCEVVYDGCPRSFSHGVWWPRTKFGIEAVTDCPTGTSGKATRMCDETQVVPWQEPDMFNCTTSTFYQLRKQLSKIESGELSVNTFVGVRLAADLTSACEQTPQLYGADVLVAEGILLELLQYEMKQAGLNLTHSQDKDYVRNVIKSANTILNEQYTRQWSRVRELTGHGMELLLQRFDNYIAVLAESQHDTYTSPFEIVTSDLVIGVDIVTAESIYGFEPTQLNRYNIDTYTTERVVLPDTSSFIHSPIQTPIYHANGKIHKHRKPSSPTVSFPKYNNYVKSKNKFDKYTRVLLPLDLLGITNSNIQENLETNYESRAVFSYLQYSRNTSQMMPLRMDESVSQRWGVNITVGSPIIQLALFVPEYVWTKEASEEDNSLENNLEDIEGIVYANKGNHHQMSNHVNTNSQSKNTWPLDDQIQDNHGPVVIQPTFKKQEKSYTSEDLQENESSYVADKIETNEGPKVMALVSEMGNSTKDGGKKKLIYKSLSGIRLKRPVRLQMWLDIDRETFGSRTNPQCVHWSTLRGSGEWSRVGCHTEIDYDWSPYSDEPLLINCTCNHLSTFAVLVDEVDIEFIPEPSLLESVTSYTAFSISLPLLFITWLALCLMRGGAATVSNSIHKHLIFCVFMAELLYLIALKARTSLVQNEFVCKVLAMSLHYWWVCALAWCACEGWQVRRLVRELRDVNHAGLAAHLAAAYAAPAVILALAASHHQHQYGNALFCWVSCHEPVVWWVVIPAAVYAGAALVFLAGATRAAFTVRDHVIGFGNLRLLLGVSVVCVPLVVVSWASALLLGSEVGARRDALSAALAAAVAAHAAAAALGYIAFNIRVRDNLKRTVLRCLGKKVPLVDTSIIVSSSAQNLSQVNRSALAYHSSTEPGRQMRNIGISASSTTSRSTTKTSSSPYSRSDGQLRHTSTSTSNYNTSASDMPAYLRGFDSSLHTRKDDEGRRRRKAVTDGETTGETGEEATEATDSDSDGSARSLDLASSHSSDDDETSTRRSSHPPSANRDRATSGSAASYLPNITEGAPLAIQPRWPSHIREESNRPEMGRWSQETASDNEGNNGGMASPSPNPLPNPDLTSDVYQLSRHRMKPSILENVHDTYVASVDASRLPLDNRYGVMDDELMYGVLPTDTEKQMQYDPNYPISPTMYRLPGNPYGSKTYLPSRTSDYGFSPTKYLTGDPNVYGSRDFRDSGVSTREHDGYPPRDFRDSGIATMLKNDYQRKMEGHYGADYADRMSEGSDKHHDKYLFPYTAEEDHAHLRGINQAPQVRSSEMAHPADNQQQMGAPLASMGETSEKSTTEDDAETRV, translated from the exons ATGGCAGCCAACATGATGCCAGCGTGGGTGTTCGCGGTGGTCGCCGTCCTAACCCTGGCGACCACTCGCGCCTACCTCATCCTCGTCCCCGACACCGCGCCGCCGGGACACGTGGTCATCGACGCCGCCGTCTACAAACTGGGCTCCGAAAGAAACTACAACATCGATGTCCACAGAACTGCCAACTTCGTACATCACATACTCAGAGTAAACAGAACCAGTGGCCTCGTCACTTTGAGGAAGAGGCTAAGATGTGACGGAGTGCTCTACCCAAACCTCTTCACCTTCTACGTAGACTCCACATCGGAACGCATCCGCGACATCGACTACTACAGCCTGCCCATCAGAATCCTGGTGACTGGCGAGGACTGCAGTAGGAGGCACGCTGAACTGTACGACATAGACTTCGATCGTGTCTACGACCAGAATGACGCAGCTTTACAGTACGaagaccaaccaatcagagataAAAGAGAAGCTGTATATCAAGAGAGTATAGACTGGAGGTTGTTAGAAGGAGAAGAATTAGTCTCTAGTCAATATAATGTCCTGTCCACGGCGTACCCGTGGTCGAACATAATGTTCGAGGACTTTGTAGCGAGAAATAAAAGTAGGAGGAAACGATCTCAAAACGTAATACCATTCGATATGGCCATAGATGTAAAAATAGCTGAAGCGAAGCAATGGATATCGGAAACATACGCGAGCTTCGCTATCCCGACTACGGATCGATGGCAAGGGATTTGTCTGAAGCAATCGCAGTTTGTGAATTCTCTTACAGCATTTTTACCTAGAACGGTTCAAAAGATGTGTAAAGTGCAGTTTTTGGATGTGAGTGATCCGAGGTTTATGATCGAAGCGAGTCAGGGCGATTTGGTCGCGAGTGGAGATATTTGTATACAGGAACCAATGTGGAAAGTGTCGATACTGTTTACGTTTAACtgtgagaaaataaatatagtggATTCGGATCATAGGCTGAAGATAGTGTATCATCACCAAGAGCTGAATGATACTGATATAGCGCGGCGGGTGAAGAGGGAGCTTCGGAACCAGTCTCCTTACTTCGAGCAGGCGTTGTACGTGGCGTCGGTGGCTGAGGAACAACCGCCGGGAGTCACTGTCACCACGGTCAGAGCTCG GGACCCAGAAAATAGTCCAGTCACGTATTCCATGTCCAGTCTACTGGATTCTCGGTCTGCTGGGATGTTTGCTGTGGACTCCAGAACTGGTGTGGTCACCACGCAGGCGAGGCTGGATAGGGAGAGGTTGGACGTCCACTATTTTAGAGTAGTCGCCCAGGATGACACCTTCCCGCCTCGAAGTGGGACTACGACTTTGCAG ATCAACGTACTGGACTGTAACGACCACTCGCCGGTGTTTGAGATGCAACAGTACGAGTCCTCAGTACGAGAGGGAGCCAGCCCAGGAACCACTGTCCTTACTCTCAAGGCCACCGACCAGGATATTGGGAAGAATGCTGAG GTGGAATATTCAATAGAAAGTGTGACAGCAGAGACCCTTAGCACAGAGGATACAAACGAGTCCATAGATAATTCAGAACAGATAGAAGCTCAAGATGTCTTCCGAATAGATGGAAGGAGTGGAGCCTTGCTGACCAGGTCTCCTCTTGACAGGGAGAAGGTGGCTCGGTATACTGTGATCGTGAAGGCTACTGATCAAGCCAGTCCTGTGTCTGATCGGCTGTCTAGCAC TGCAACAGTCCACGTGAACATCCTGGATGACAACGACAACTACCCGCAGTTCAGTGAGAAGACATACACCGTGACCGTTGATGAGGATATCAGCGCCAATGATAACCCCGTCATCGCTAGGATCAA GGCGACAGATGCAGACGTCGGAGCGAATGCAGCAATACGTTACGCGATTATTGGAGGGAACACACAAATGCAGTTTTCCATTGACAGTTTGAGCGGAGATGTGTCTCTGGTGAAGCCTCTGGATTACGAACAAGTTAGGAGCTACCGTCTGGTTATTAGAGCTCAAG ATGGAGGCAGTCCCTCTCGATCCAACACCACACAACTCCTGGTGAACGTGAAGGATGTGAATGACAATGCTCCCAGGTTCTACACCTCGCTGTTCCAAGAGTCTGTCAGCGAAAATGTTCCTGTTGGATACAGTATTGTTCGG GTCCAAGCTTATGATGCAGATGAGGGGATGAACGCGGAGATAACATACACTCTGATGGACAAGGAGTATAACAACAATAACGACCTTCCAATCAGCATCGACCCTCGATCCGGTTGGGTGTACACTTCATCACAGCTAGACAGGGAGGTGCAGGCGAAATATCAGTTGATG GTAACAGCAACCGACGGAGGCTCCCCATCCCGTTCAGCGACTGCCTCAGTAGTGGTAGTAGTGCAGGACGTCAATGACAACGACCCAGTGTTCTCACCACCTCAGTACGAAGTGGAGCTGGCTGAGGATGAGCCTCCCGGCACTCCTGTTGTCACTCTCACTGCTACTGATGCTGATGAAGATAATCG GTTACACTACGAAATAACAGGAGGCAATACTCGTGGCCGGTTCTCGATTACATCTCAGAATGGTCGCGGACTTATCACCGTGGCCCAACCCCTGGACTTCAAGCAGGAGAGACGCTACGTCCTTACAGTAACTGCCACGGATAGTGGTGGTAGAAGTGATACTGCTATGGTCCATATTAACATCACTGATGCCAATAACTACGCTCCTGTCTTTGAGAATGCTCCTTATACTGCTTCG GTATTCGAAGACGCTCCCGTCGGAACAACAGTTCTAGTAGTATCAGCAACAGACAGTGACGTTGGCGTGAACGCTCAGATCACCTACAGCCTGAGCTCTGAGATATCTAACGAAGCAGTCACTCATCACGACCAGGAGTTCGTCATCAACCCTCAAACTGGAGCTATAACTACCAATAAACTGCTGGATAGGGAGACTATGAGTG GATACCTATTAACTGTGACGGCTCGAGACGGTGGCGTGCCATCCCTATCAGACACCACAGATGTGGAAATATCAGTAGTAGACGTGAATGACAATGCGCCAGTCTTCAAACAACAGCTCTATACTGCTACCATCATGGAAGACGCTTTAGTTG GTACATCGGTAACACAAGTAAGTGCAACGGACGCAGACGTCGGTTTGAACGGGCGAGTCCATTACGAATTGGAGCCAAAAGATAGAGAAGAGGGGTCGTTTGTGGTGGACCCCGCGTCTGGAGTCATTCGGACCAATAAGGCGTTGGACAGGGAGTCTGTGGCGACGTATGACCTTAAGGCGTTGGCTATTGATGGGGGCACTCCACCACTAAGTTCTACT GTGATAGTCCACATAAAAGTGGAAGACATAAACGACTCCCCGCCAGTCTTCGAGAGCGACTGTCTGACCTTCTACATTCCAGAGAACAGCCCAATAGGCACCACCGTAGGGGAGATATACGCACACGATCCTGACGAGGGACCCAATGCTGTAGTGCATTATTCTATCAAAG GTGGCGACGACTCCAACAGCTTCTCCTTAGAAACGCGCCAAGGTTCCGACAAAGCTGAACTGGTGACCATGGTAGACCTGGACTATGAAAGCCCACGGAAGAAGTACGAGCTGATCATCCGAGCAGCCAGTCCACCATTGTGGAATGACGTCAGAGTGGAGATTCTGGTGACTGATGTCAATGACAACGCTCCTATGATGAAGGATTTCCAGATCATCTTCAATAACTACAAGGATTGCTTCCCTGTGGGACCTTTTGGTAGAGTCCCGGCGTATGATGCTGATGTTACTGATAAG CTACAATACCGCATACTGTCTGGTAACAATGCGAACCTGGTGCTGCTGAATGAGACCTCCGGGGAGATGACACTGTCGCCACAACTCAACACCAACGTCCCCAAGTTGGCCACCATGGAGATATCTGTCACGG ACGGAGTAAACGAAGTAAAAGCCATGATGCAGCTGCAGGTCCGTCTAATTACGGAGCAGATGCTGTTCAACTCCATCACCGTGCGCCTGAACGACATGACGGCTGAGCAGTTCCTGTCGCCACTGCTCGGGTTCTTCATCGATGGTCTCGCTGCTATCATACCGTGTCccaaggaaaatatttatatttttagtgttCAG GACGACACAGACGTAACAGGCAACATACTAAACGTATCGTTCTCCGCGCGGCGACCGGACGCAGAAGTGGGCGTGGCCGGCGATACGTCACCGTACTACTCACCCACACATCTAAGGGAACGAGTGTACTTACACAGAGCTACACTAGCCAGGCTCGCTACTGTGCAG GTCCTTCCATTCGACGACAACATCTGCGTCCACGAGCCGTGCCTGAACTACGAGGAGTGTCTGACGGTGCTGAAGTTCGGCAACGCGACCGGCTTCATCAACAGCGACTCCGTGCTCTTCCGACCGATATATCCTGTCACCACCTTCTCTTGCCAATGTCCTCATGGGTTTACTG GATCTCGAGAACACTACATGTGTGACACGGAGGTGGACCTGTGCTACTCCTCGCCCTGTATTAACAACGGAACCTGCGTCCGACGCGAGGGAGGGTATACTTGCGTATGCGCCGCTGGATATACTG GAGTAAACTGCGAAACGGTCCTCACATCAGCGACCTGTTCTTCTCAATCAGCGGTCTGCAGGAGTGGTTCCCAATGTGTCTCTGTGAGAGAAGGTGGCTTCGTCTGCCAGGGCTGTGCCATCGATGCTGACCACACCACGCCGCTCTGTGAACTCCGGGCTAGGAGCTTCCCTGCATCATCATTCTTGACTTTTCCAGGGTTGAAACGGAGGAATAGACTGCATTTGAAGTTGAA ATTCGCAACCCAATCTCCGAACGGTCTCCTCCTATACAACGGTCGATACAACGAGCGCCACGACTTCCTCGCGCTAGAGACCATCAGTACCGGCGCCGGAGTAGGGGGCGGGGCCGGGTTACGGTTCACGTTCGGTCTGGGAGGGGGGAAGGTCGACGTCACTGTCGCTGGCAACGTGGCTGATGGCAACTGGCATACTGTGGagattgattattataatagg acTGCTACTCTAATCCTGGATGACTGCGACAAAGCTCTGTCATTGGCTGGGGCAGCGGACTTCGGCATCAAGTACGCATGCGCTAACTTCACCAGAAAAGTCTTACCGCCACGATGTGAGATACCTACGGAGACTTGTCACAG ATTCCTAGACCTAACAGGCCCTCTCCAGCTCGGTGGTCTCCCAAACATCCCCAGCAGCTTTCAAGTCAAAAACAAGGACTTCCAAGGCTGTATATCAGATCTGTACATTGACCATAAGTTCGTGGACTTGAATAGTTTCGTAGCTGACAATGGAACATTAGCTGGATGTCCAGAAAAGAGGTCGCAGTGTAGCTCCGCTCCGTGCTATAATGGGGCTGAGTGTAAAGACCTTTGGGACACCTATCTCTGTGAATGCACTGAAGGTTATACTGGCAAGGATTGTGCTGATt CAACTCTTCCTCCGTGGCGGTTCAGTGGAGATGGCATGCTATCGTTCAACCCGCTCCTGCGGCCGATACAACTGCCGTGGCTCAACGCGCTCTCTCTCCGCACCAGGCAACAGGACGCCTTCCTCATGTCCATACAAGTTGGACAGAACAGCACTATACTGATTACT CTAAAATCCGGCAACCTCCACTACTCATACAACGGCGAATCAATGTTCCTACCAACCACGACACTATCGGACGGTCTTTGGCATCGGATCGAGATCAAATGGCTCGGCACCGATATCTCAGTCACCGTCGACTACGGACTCAGAACTGTCCTCCTGCCCATGCTAGCCAATAAGATCCAAGGACAGTATATTGGGAAGATCCTGATTGGTGGACCGGATAGCACGGCGGGGTTGTTAGCGTCTGAGGTTGGATACTTCGAAGGATGTATTCAG GATGTAAGAGTGGGAACAGCGCAGTCTCTCCTGAATAGACCAACAGTGCGAGAAAACGTAAGGGACGGGTGTCAATCACGAGCTGATTGTATGCTGTCCATCTGTCCACCCTAT AGCACCTGTGTATCATCCTGGGACAGTACGGAGTGCGTGTGCGCGGCGGGTCGCGTGGGCCCGCAGTGCGTGGCGGCCTGCGACCTGCGGCCCTGCGGGGACCACGCCAGCTGCAGCCAGGACGACACTGCCAAGGGATACTCCTGTACCTGCGAGGACGGGTATATGATGActt CGTCTGGCTGCGTGGAGGCGGGTGTGGAAGAATGTCCGGGCGGGTGGTGGGGCGGCGTGGCCGGCGTGTGCGGGCCGTGCGCCTGCGCCGGCCGCGGGTACCATCCGCACTGCCACGCCACCACCGGGGAGTGTCACTGCAAG GAAAACCACTACAAACCCGAAGGTTCAGAAGACTGTCTACCCTGCCAGTGCTACGCGGCGGGGTCAGTGAACTCTTCGTGTGAAGTACTGACTGGACAGTGTTACTGCCGCGCCGGGGTCATTGGCCGCGCCTGCGACTCCTGCGCCAATCTATACGCTGAAGTTGCACCTAATACTGGCTGTGAAG TGGTGTACGATGGATGTCCACGCTCCTTCTCGCACGGTGTATGGTGGCCGCGGACCAAATTCGGAATCGAAGCTGTCACTGACTGTCCAACTG GTACAAGTGGCAAAGCGACTCGTATGTGCGACGAAACGCAAGTGGTGCCCTGGCAGGAACCCGACATGTTCAACTGTACTACTTCCACATTCTACCAGCTGAGGAAACAG CTAAGCAAGATAGAATCCGGCGAGCTATCAGTGAACACATTCGTCGGCGTCCGCCTGGCCGCCGACCTGACCTCTGCCTGCGAACAAACTCCTCAGCTGTACGGCGCTGATGTACTGGTCGCCGAGGGAATACTCCTCGAGTTGTTACAGTATGAGATGAAGCAAGCTGGATTGAACCTTACGCATAGTCAGGATAAGGATTATGTTAGG AACGTAATAAAATCAGCGAACACGATCCTGAACGAGCAGTACACGAGGCAATGGTCCCGTGTCCGCGAGCTGACGGGCCACGGCATGGAACTCCTGCTGCAGAGGTTCGACAACTACATCGCAGTACTGGCTGAGAGCCAACACGACACTTATACCAGTCCCTTCGAAATTGTTACTAGTGATCTTG TGATCGGCGTCGACATAGTGACAGCAGAATCGATATACGGTTTCGAGCCGACTCAGCTAAATCGATACAACATCGATACCTACACGACCGAGCGAGTGGTTCTACCAGACACATCGTCCTTCATACATTCTCCCATACAAACTCCCATATACCATGCTAATGGGAAGATACATAAACATAGGAAACCTTCAAGTCCTACAGTTTCATTCCcgaagtataataattatgtcaaaagTAAGAACAAGTTTGATAAGTATACAAGGGTGTTGCTGCCATTAGATCTCCTTGGAATCACTAATAGTAATATTCAAG aaaaCCTCGAAACAAACTACGAGTCTCGCGCCGTGTTCTCCTACCTCCAGTACTCACGTAACACGTCACAAATGATGCCTCTTCGCATGGAcgagtcagtcagtcagcggTGGGGAGTCAACATTACCGTCGGCTCTCCCATCATACAGCTAGCGTTGTTTGTACCGGAGTACGTGTGGACTAAGGAGGCTAGTGAAGAGGATAATTCGCTTGAAAACAATTTGGAGGATATCGAAG GCATAGTCTACGCAAACAAGGGCAACCACCATCAAATGAGCAACCATGTCAACACAAACTCCCAGTCGAAAAACACGTGGCCACTTGATGACCAAATCCAAGACAATCACGGTCCAGTGGTCATACAACCAACGTTCAAAAAACAAGAGAAATCATACACAAGCGAAGATCTACAAGAGAACGAGTCTTCATACGTCGCAGACAAAATAGAAACTAACGAAGGACCTAAAGTGATGGCGCTAGTGTCGGAAATGGGCAATTCGACTAAGGACGGTGGTAAAAAGAAGTTGATCTACAAAAGCTTGAGTGGGATTCGGTTGAAGAGACCTGTCAGGCTGCAAATGTGGCTGGATATTGATCGGGAGACGTTTGGGTCTAGGACCAATCCTCAATGCGTGCACTGGTCTACCTTGAGAGG ATCTGGAGAATGGTCTCGAGTAGGTTGCCACACGGAGATCGACTACGACTGGTCTCCGTACTCCGACGAGCCGCTGCTCATCAACTGCACCTGCAACCATCTGTCCACCTTCGCTGTACTCGTTGATGAAGTGGATATTGAG TTTATCCCGGAACCATCACTCCTGGAATCAGTGACATCATACACAGCGTTCAGCATATCCCTGCCTCTACTCTTCATCACCTGGCTCGCTCTCTGCTTGATGCGGGGCGGCGCCGCCACCGTCTCCAACTCCATCCACAAGCATCTCATCTTCTGCGTGTTTATGGCGGAACTGCTGTACCTCATCGCTTTGAAGGCTAGGACTTCCTTGGTGCAGAATGAG TTCGTGTGCAAGGTGCTAGCGATGTCCTTGCACTACTGGTGGGTGTGCGCGCTGGCGTGGTGCGCGTGCGAGGGCTGGCAGGTGCGGCGCCTGGTGCGCGAGCTGCGCGACGTCAACCACGCCGGGCTGGCCGCGCACCTCGCCGCCGCCTACGCCGCGCCCGCCGTCATACTCGCGCTCGCCGCCTCGCATCATCAGCATCAGTATGGGAATGCGCTGTT TTGCTGGGTAAGCTGCCACGAGCCGGTGGTATGGTGGGTGGTGATACCGGCCGCGGTGTACGCGGGGGCCGCGCTGGTCTTCCTCGCCGGGGCCACGCGCGCCGCCTTCACTGTGCGAGACCATGTCATTGGATTCGGAAACCTAAG GCTCCTACTGGGAGTGAGCGTAGTGTGCGTGCCCCTGGTGGTGGTGTCGTGGGCGAGTGCCTTACTGCTGGGCAGCGAGGTGGGGGCGCGGCGGGACGCGCTCAGTGCCGCGCTGGCCGCCGCCGTCGCCGCACACGCTGCCGCGGCCGCGCTCGGGTACATCGCCTTCAATATACGCGTCAGGGATAATCTTAAGAG AACGGTACTAAGATGTTTAGGCAAGAAAGTACCTCTAGTCGACACTTCAATCATAGTCAGCAGCAGTGCTCAAAACTTATCACAAGTTAACAG GTCCGCCTTGGCATATCATAGTAGTACGGAGCCAGGACGTCAAATGAGAAATATAGGAATATCAGCATCATCTACCACTTCTAGATCTACTACTAAGACTAGTTCCAGTCCTTATAG TCGCAGTGATGGACAACTTCGACACACAAGTACTTCAACATCCAACTACAACACGAGTGCGAGTGACATGCCTGCGTACTTGAGAGGGTTCGATTCCTCCCTTCATACTAGGAAAGATG ACGAGGGTCGTCGTCGTCGCAAAGCGGTGACGGATGGTGAAACGACAGGAGAGACCGGCGAGGAAGCCACAGAGGCTACTGACAGTGACAGTGATGGTAGCGCCAGGAGTCTGGACCTGGCCTCCAGCCACTCCTCTGATGATGACGAGACCAGCACTCGAAGATCTAGTCACCCACCTTCAGCTAACA GAGACCGAGCAACCAGCGGTAGTGCTGCGAGCTATTTACCGAATATTACAGAGGGAGCACCTCTAGCCATCCAACCAAGGTGGCCGTCACATATACGAGAAG AATCAAACCGACCAGAAATGGGTAGATGGTCACAAGAGACAGCGTCGGACAACGAAGGTAACAATGGGGGCATGGCGTCTCCATCTCCCAATCCACTGCCCAACCCGGACCTGACGTCAGACGTGTACCAGCTCAGCAGACATCGGATGAAGCCTTCCATACTTGAGAACGTGCACGATACCTACGTCGCTAGTGTCGACGCGTCTAGATTGCCGCTTGATAATAG ATACGGTGTAATGGACGACGAACTAATGTACGGGGTGCTACCAACGGACACGGAGAAACAAATGCAATACGATCCCAACTACCCCATATCACCGACCATGTACAGGCTGCCAGGCAACCCTTACGGGTCCAAAACCTACCTCCCTTCAAGAACATCAGACTATGGCTTCAGCCCCACTAAATATCTAACAGGCGACCCCAACGTCTATGGGTCTAGGGACTTCAGAGACTCTGGAGTGTCCACCAGAGAACACGATGGTTACCCGCCGCGGGATTTTCGGGATTCTGGCATAGCCACCATGCTAAAGAATGACTATCAAAGGAAGATGGAGGGTCATTACGGTGCGGATTATGCCGACAGAATGTCTGAAGGATCAGATAAGCACcatgacaaatatttgttcCCGTATACAG CTGAGGAAGATCACGCGCACTTGCGTGGCATCAACCAGGCACCGCAAGTCCGTAGTAGTGAGATGGCACATCCAG CTGATAATCAACAGCAGATGGGGGCGCCACTAGCGAGTATGGGCGAGACTAGCGA GAAATCTACTACTGAAGACGATGCAGAAACGAGAGTGTGA